A genome region from Bombus terrestris chromosome 10, iyBomTerr1.2, whole genome shotgun sequence includes the following:
- the LOC105667005 gene encoding uncharacterized protein LOC105667005 isoform X1 has translation MKELDEPTIASILSSSFPPCSPHEIAVRPGDCVEGRVEKWLEDEAFSGFRVWQLAGIILSILLSVLIGLCCCIRFRVPRTKQEIEADYIRKKITESFRQELSKISNTEMDDMDLKKVSLNTHICSLLALNKIQNKFDMEVQEVQKDHQETTYKNIQHGLRSRFNAMFSGIHFTKQEHPNVDSII, from the exons ATGAAGGAATTGGATGAACCAACTATTGCATCAATTTTATCTTCATCCTTTCCACCATGTTCACCTCATGAAATAGCAGTACGACCTGGAGACTGTGTTGAAGGCAGAGTTGAAAAATGGTTGGAAGATGAAGCATTTTCAGGATTTCGAGTTTGGCAACTTGCTGGCATAATACTTTCTATTTTACTTAGTGTATTGATTGGACTTTGTTGTTGTATCCGATTCAGAGTGCCACGAACTAAACAAGAAATAGAAGCTGATTATATTCgaaaaaaaataacagagaGTTTCAGACAAGAATTATCTAAAATTAGTAATACTGAAATGGATGATATGGACTTGAAGAAAG TTAGTTTAAATACACATATTTGTTCTTTATTAGcattaaacaaaattcaaaataaatttgatatggAAGTACAAGAGGTACAAAAGGATCATCAAGAAACAACATATAAGAATATACAACATGGATTACGATCAAGATTCAATGCAATGTTCAGTGGAATTCATTTTACTAAACAAGAACATCCTAATGTTGACAGcataatttaa
- the LOC125385742 gene encoding uncharacterized protein LOC125385742 isoform X1 translates to MDASFGPNQLGTNEALINNSIRSQTSFSFSNSINEANKHNQSIKHILKSENIYKEHDLVSTQYIKHNNETNLNECTIQNSIITQEKIITTPTSPAITSTLQSINPDVSIKDKHLNTNSNDCHPLQNDMDINRGTNSYSVRSVSSPQLTIKPLTRSKVYRKTSLKSMNLSNSMLDHSVFNHRKSNLTSEGRVINISNRSITSTDEKVPFSCVSELTQGNDSSDTKNKWNMGEVHITCNPLSTPYPYSTPHHNIMSETVTEPLDDEPKGRSCGNFLPILSLIPQTVISFQYLSPKMKFSWWRNKIS, encoded by the coding sequence ATGGACGCTTCATTTGGACCTAATCAATTAGGAACTAATGAAGCGCTTATTAATAATTCTATCCGTTCTCaaacttccttttctttttccaattccATAAATGAGGCAAACAAACATAATCAGtctataaaacatatattaaaatctgaaaatatttacaaagaaCATGATCTTGTATCTACtcaatatataaaacataataatgaaACAAATCTTAACGAGTGCACTATACAAAATTCTATAATTACCcaagaaaaaattattacaacacCCACAAGTCCAGCAATTACATCCACTCTTCAATCCATCAATCCTGATGTATCTATAAAAGATAAGCATTTAAATACAAACAGTAACGATTGTCACCCTCTGCAAAATGACATGGATATTAATAGAGGTACTAATTCCTACTCTGTGCGATCAGTATCGTCAccacaattaacaattaaaccCCTTACACGATCAAAAGTCTATAGAAAAACGTCTTTAAAATCAATGAATTTATCAAATTCTATGTTAGATCATAGTGTATTTAATCATCGTAAAAGTAATTTGACATCAGAAGGTCGTGTAATCAATATTTCTAATCGTTCCATCACCTCCACAGATGAAAAGGTACCTTTTTCGTGTGTTTCGGAATTGACTCAAGGAAATGACTCGAgtgatacaaaaaataaatggaatatGGGGGAGGTACATATTACTTGTAATCCACTTTCAACACCGTATCCGTATTCCACGCCACACCATAACATTATGAGCGAAACTGTAACAGAACCGCTAGATGATGAACCAAAAGGTCGAAGCTGCGGAAATTTTTTACCAATCTTATCGTTGATTCCACAAACAGTCATCAGCTTtcaatatttaagcccgaaaatgaaattttcgtgGTGGAGAAATAAGATCTCGTGA
- the LOC105667005 gene encoding transmembrane inner ear expressed protein isoform X2, whose product MKELDEPTIASILSSSFPPCSPHEIAVRPGDCVEGRVEKWLEDEAFSGFRVWQLAGIILSILLSVLIGLCCCIRFRVPRTKQEIEADYIRKKITESFRQELSKISNTEMDDMDLKKALNKIQNKFDMEVQEVQKDHQETTYKNIQHGLRSRFNAMFSGIHFTKQEHPNVDSII is encoded by the exons ATGAAGGAATTGGATGAACCAACTATTGCATCAATTTTATCTTCATCCTTTCCACCATGTTCACCTCATGAAATAGCAGTACGACCTGGAGACTGTGTTGAAGGCAGAGTTGAAAAATGGTTGGAAGATGAAGCATTTTCAGGATTTCGAGTTTGGCAACTTGCTGGCATAATACTTTCTATTTTACTTAGTGTATTGATTGGACTTTGTTGTTGTATCCGATTCAGAGTGCCACGAACTAAACAAGAAATAGAAGCTGATTATATTCgaaaaaaaataacagagaGTTTCAGACAAGAATTATCTAAAATTAGTAATACTGAAATGGATGATATGGACTTGAAGAAAG cattaaacaaaattcaaaataaatttgatatggAAGTACAAGAGGTACAAAAGGATCATCAAGAAACAACATATAAGAATATACAACATGGATTACGATCAAGATTCAATGCAATGTTCAGTGGAATTCATTTTACTAAACAAGAACATCCTAATGTTGACAGcataatttaa
- the LOC125385742 gene encoding uncharacterized protein LOC125385742 isoform X2: protein MDASFGPNQLGTNEALINNSIRSQTSFSFSNSINEANKHNQSIKHILKSENIYKEHDLVSTQYIKHNNETNLNECTIQNSIITQEKIITTPTSPAITSTLQSINPDVSIKDKHLNTNSNDCHPLQNDMDINRDEKVPFSCVSELTQGNDSSDTKNKWNMGEVHITCNPLSTPYPYSTPHHNIMSETVTEPLDDEPKGRSCGNFLPILSLIPQTVISFQYLSPKMKFSWWRNKIS, encoded by the exons ATGGACGCTTCATTTGGACCTAATCAATTAGGAACTAATGAAGCGCTTATTAATAATTCTATCCGTTCTCaaacttccttttctttttccaattccATAAATGAGGCAAACAAACATAATCAGtctataaaacatatattaaaatctgaaaatatttacaaagaaCATGATCTTGTATCTACtcaatatataaaacataataatgaaACAAATCTTAACGAGTGCACTATACAAAATTCTATAATTACCcaagaaaaaattattacaacacCCACAAGTCCAGCAATTACATCCACTCTTCAATCCATCAATCCTGATGTATCTATAAAAGATAAGCATTTAAATACAAACAGTAACGATTGTCACCCTCTGCAAAATGACATGGATATTAATAGAG ATGAAAAGGTACCTTTTTCGTGTGTTTCGGAATTGACTCAAGGAAATGACTCGAgtgatacaaaaaataaatggaatatGGGGGAGGTACATATTACTTGTAATCCACTTTCAACACCGTATCCGTATTCCACGCCACACCATAACATTATGAGCGAAACTGTAACAGAACCGCTAGATGATGAACCAAAAGGTCGAAGCTGCGGAAATTTTTTACCAATCTTATCGTTGATTCCACAAACAGTCATCAGCTTtcaatatttaagcccgaaaatgaaattttcgtgGTGGAGAAATAAGATCTCGTGA
- the LOC100644589 gene encoding probable actin-related protein 2/3 complex subunit 2, giving the protein MILLEIHNRILEETLSNKIKNTLSGHKPESTDVVIADFDGVLFHISNLSGDKSKIRISILLKFYKQLQEHGADELLIREYGSYLIAPENGYNVSVLIDLENLPEDWESLVKKVALLKRHCFASVFEKYFDFQEEYYDSPGTQLQKRAVIQYRDEETMYVEAKSDRVTVVFSTIFKDEDDMVIGKLFLQELKEGRRASHTAPQVLFNHREPPLELQDSEAAVGDCIGYITFVLFPRHTNREARDNTIDLIHMFRNYLHYHIKYSKVYIHSRMRTKTTDFLKILNRARSQSKNTEKKTITGRTFIRKE; this is encoded by the exons atGATTTTGTTAGAGATACACAATAGGATACTAGAAGAAACGTtaagtaacaaaataaaaaatactttgtcGGG TCATAAACCAGAATCCACAGATGTTGTTATAGCAGATTTTGATGgagttttatttcatatttctaaCTTAAGTGGTGACAAGTCAAAAATTAGA ATAAGTATTTtacttaaattttataaacagtTACAAGAACATGGGGCTGATGAATTACTTATACGTGAATATGGATCTTACCTTATAGCTCCAGAAAATg GTTACAATGTTTCTGTATTAATAGACTTGGAAAATTTGCCTGAAGATTGGGAATCATTAGTTAAAAAAGTTGCACTCTTAAAGAGACACTGTTTTGCCAGTgtttttgagaaatattttgattttcaaGAAGAGTATTATGATTCACCAGGTACCCAGTTGCAAAAAAGGGCAGTAATTCAATATAGAGATGAAGAAACAAT gTACGTTGAAGCCAAAAGTGATAGAGTAACAGTGGTATTTAGCACAATATTTAAAGATGAAGATGATATGGTTATTGGAAAGTTATTTTTACAAGAATTGAAAGAAGGAAGACGTGCAAGTCACACAGCTCCACAGGTTTTATTTAATCACCGTGAACCACCATTAGAATTACAAGATTCTGAGGCAGCTGTTGGAGATTGCATTGGATACATTACATTTG TATTATTTCCAAGGCATACAAACAGAGAAGCTCGTGATAATACTATTGATTTAATACACATGTTTAGAAATTACTTACATTATCATATTAAATATAGTAAAGTTTATATTCACTCAAGGATGCGCACCAAAACAACAGACTTCCTAAAGATATTAAATAGAGCAAGATCTCAATCGAAAAACACTGAGAAGAAAACCATTAC AGGTAGAACGTTTATCAGGAAGGAATGA